From a single Sediminibacterium sp. KACHI17 genomic region:
- a CDS encoding M28 family peptidase has product MKKHLLVAFSFATLMVSAQDKAARYAPVISAKGLKEKLTVIASAEMEGRETGMPGERKAAAYIEEQFRKIGLQPGNGNSYQMTYPVYRDEVSDKSLRVNGRSFEWDKQYFFNLASVSNGTLIINNTVFAGHGVVDSAKSINDLSGLDVKGKMVMVLDGDGGTGSAAGSSFAKMNALRRAGAAGVLMISTAFPKATATATTSNIYFRQATGAPFVVMTISPEIASALLGRTATLSINDLKTIKKGTYTAEMQLMVAKKTTTLETSNVIGVLPGTDKKDEYVFLTAHHDHLGMRNGQIYYGADDDGSGTVSVIQMAEAFAAAAKKGDRPRRSIAFMTVSGEEKGLWGSEYYSEHPIYPLDKTTVNLNIDMVGRVDTERLTADSLNYVYVIGHDKLSSDLAPINEGANNKFTKLTLDYKYDDPKDVNRIYYRSDHYNFARKGVPVLFFYDGMLKADYHKISDTVDKINFDLMQKRVQMIYYTAWEMANRDNMLKRDIPLTMPGR; this is encoded by the coding sequence ATGAAGAAACATTTATTAGTGGCATTTTCATTTGCCACACTCATGGTATCTGCACAGGATAAAGCGGCTCGCTATGCACCTGTTATCAGTGCCAAAGGATTAAAAGAGAAACTAACTGTGATCGCCAGTGCAGAAATGGAAGGTCGTGAAACCGGTATGCCGGGTGAGCGTAAAGCAGCGGCATATATTGAAGAGCAGTTCAGGAAGATCGGATTACAACCGGGTAATGGCAACAGCTACCAAATGACTTATCCTGTATACAGAGATGAAGTGAGCGACAAAAGCTTACGTGTGAATGGAAGAAGTTTTGAATGGGATAAACAATATTTTTTCAACCTCGCCTCTGTAAGTAATGGTACACTGATCATTAACAATACGGTGTTTGCAGGGCATGGTGTAGTTGACTCCGCCAAATCAATCAATGATCTTTCCGGATTGGATGTAAAAGGTAAAATGGTGATGGTACTGGACGGTGATGGTGGTACCGGAAGCGCTGCCGGAAGCAGTTTTGCAAAGATGAATGCATTGAGAAGAGCAGGTGCTGCCGGTGTATTGATGATCAGTACGGCTTTCCCAAAAGCAACAGCGACTGCTACTACAAGTAATATCTATTTCCGTCAGGCAACTGGTGCACCTTTTGTAGTGATGACGATCTCACCGGAAATAGCTTCGGCATTATTGGGAAGAACTGCTACACTCAGTATCAATGATCTGAAAACCATCAAGAAAGGAACCTACACTGCTGAAATGCAATTGATGGTAGCCAAAAAAACTACCACACTCGAAACCAGCAATGTGATCGGTGTATTACCCGGAACCGATAAAAAAGACGAATATGTTTTCCTGACCGCACACCATGATCACTTAGGTATGCGCAATGGTCAGATCTATTATGGTGCAGATGATGATGGATCCGGTACAGTAAGCGTGATCCAAATGGCAGAAGCATTCGCAGCTGCAGCCAAGAAAGGCGATCGCCCTAGACGCAGCATTGCTTTCATGACCGTTAGCGGTGAAGAAAAAGGATTGTGGGGTTCTGAATATTATTCTGAGCATCCGATCTATCCTTTGGATAAAACCACTGTAAACCTCAACATTGACATGGTGGGTCGCGTAGACACAGAAAGACTAACAGCCGATTCTTTGAACTATGTGTATGTGATCGGACATGATAAACTGAGTTCTGATCTGGCACCCATCAATGAAGGAGCCAATAATAAATTCACAAAATTGACATTGGATTATAAGTATGATGATCCAAAAGACGTGAACAGAATTTACTACCGCAGCGATCACTACAATTTTGCGCGCAAAGGCGTTCCGGTTCTTTTCTTTTATGATGGTATGTTAAAAGCAGACTATCATAAAATAAGTGACACAGTGGACAAGATCAATTTTGATCTGATGCAGAAGCGTGTACAGATGATCTATTATACTGCCTGGGAAATGGCGAACAGAGATAATATGCTGAAAAGAGATATTCCATTGACCATGCCGGGTAGATAA
- the rpiB gene encoding ribose 5-phosphate isomerase B → MNYVFDASKPIAIGADHAGFEYKEAIKKWLTEKGYTVKDFGAPSLDSVDYPDFAHPTASSVEKGESTFGILFCGSANGVAITANKHQGIRAGLCWQNDVASLIRLHNDANMICIPARFVALPLAQQMIEIFMTTAFEGGRHANRVNKIACS, encoded by the coding sequence ATGAACTACGTGTTTGATGCTTCAAAACCTATTGCCATTGGTGCTGATCATGCAGGTTTTGAATACAAAGAAGCCATCAAAAAATGGCTGACCGAAAAGGGTTATACTGTCAAAGATTTTGGTGCGCCATCCCTTGATTCAGTGGATTATCCTGACTTTGCGCATCCTACTGCATCGAGTGTAGAAAAAGGTGAATCCACCTTTGGTATTCTCTTCTGTGGCAGTGCAAATGGAGTGGCGATTACTGCCAATAAACACCAGGGCATTCGTGCCGGATTATGCTGGCAAAATGATGTTGCTTCCCTGATCCGTTTACACAATGACGCCAATATGATCTGTATCCCTGCTCGTTTTGTTGCTTTGCCGCTGGCACAACAAATGATCGAAATATTCATGACCACTGCATTTGAAGGCGGACGTCATGCTAACAGAGTCAATAAAATCGCCTGTTCATAA
- the tatC gene encoding twin-arginine translocase subunit TatC, whose protein sequence is MALFKRNRGPEKAEMSFIDHLEELRQHIVRSIIAILVMAIVIFIYRDWVFDNIITGPINPNFISYKALCDFSHWAHMGEALCMPPVKVDMQSTTFAGQFLSSISMALIGGIIIAFPYIFWEFWKFIKPALKEKELKNTRFIIFWVSFFFFCGAAFGYFLLGPFTFNFLGSFQLGTQGLLVTRPTLTDYLDNLTNLILGCGIAFELPVLAFLLTKIGLVTPSYLRRMRKYAAVIILVVAAIITPSPDWMSQLIVFLPLFFLYEVSIIISARVSKEQERREEEEWS, encoded by the coding sequence ATGGCTTTATTCAAAAGAAACAGAGGACCGGAAAAAGCCGAGATGAGTTTTATCGATCATCTCGAAGAGCTAAGACAGCACATCGTTCGCTCTATTATTGCCATTCTCGTTATGGCAATTGTGATCTTCATTTATCGAGACTGGGTCTTTGATAATATCATTACAGGACCGATCAACCCCAACTTCATCAGCTATAAAGCACTCTGCGATTTTAGTCATTGGGCACATATGGGTGAAGCACTTTGTATGCCTCCCGTAAAAGTGGATATGCAATCCACCACTTTTGCCGGACAATTTCTCAGCAGTATCTCTATGGCATTGATCGGCGGTATTATTATTGCATTTCCTTATATCTTCTGGGAATTCTGGAAATTCATCAAGCCTGCTTTGAAAGAAAAAGAACTGAAAAATACCCGCTTCATCATTTTTTGGGTGTCGTTCTTCTTTTTTTGTGGTGCGGCTTTCGGATATTTTTTATTAGGTCCCTTCACATTCAATTTCCTCGGTAGTTTCCAATTGGGAACACAAGGATTATTGGTAACAAGACCCACACTCACAGACTATCTGGACAATCTAACAAACCTGATTTTGGGATGTGGGATCGCATTTGAATTACCCGTTCTTGCATTTTTACTGACTAAGATCGGATTGGTCACTCCATCCTATTTAAGACGTATGCGTAAATACGCAGCAGTGATCATATTAGTCGTAGCAGCGATCATCACTCCTAGTCCGGACTGGATGAGTCAGTTGATCGTATTCCTTCCATTATTTTTCTTATATGAAGTGAGTATCATCATTTCAGCACGTGTATCGAAAGAACAGGAAAGAAGAGAAGAAGAAGAATGGAGTTAA
- a CDS encoding nucleoside 2-deoxyribosyltransferase, translated as MPRAYLAISIDHRTQLEPVIQTLRSTLHQAGIDLFIFVDQYRFSLQEEKAMMQAACREIDDSDILIAELSVKAIGVGLEAGYAVAKGKPVWYLRNAAAPHSSTVSGIATEQILYLDEQDLADQLTHSIRKYH; from the coding sequence ATGCCAAGAGCTTATCTCGCCATCAGTATCGATCATCGTACCCAACTCGAACCGGTTATTCAAACCCTACGATCCACACTCCATCAAGCCGGTATCGATCTATTTATTTTTGTAGACCAGTATCGATTCAGTTTACAAGAAGAAAAAGCGATGATGCAAGCAGCTTGCAGAGAGATCGATGACTCCGATATACTGATCGCAGAGCTATCCGTAAAAGCCATTGGGGTAGGTCTGGAAGCAGGTTATGCAGTGGCCAAAGGCAAACCCGTTTGGTACCTGAGAAATGCTGCCGCCCCTCACTCCTCCACAGTATCTGGAATCGCTACTGAACAGATACTTTACCTTGATGAACAGGATCTGGCAGATCAATTGACCCATAGTATCCGAAAATATCATTGA
- a CDS encoding hemolysin family protein produces the protein MTELYTIIWILLSLIFIGFFAGYEIAFVSANRLSIELKKKQGKRSGLILSDFVENPAKFIGTCLIGLNTVLVIYGLLFDEFLKSIAWNPLNVQNEYLKLIIDTIISAIVVLIFGEFIPKAIFRARNDSLLSFFAPLAKFFHTIFEPLTNLFVDLSQWILKYILNVRVNDKTEAFTKVDLEHFFQQTKEQDEDNQELNTELFENALSLPTIKIRQCLVPRTEIEGVDQRISIRELQNRFVQSKLSKLIVYDENIDNILGYVHQIDLFKKPNSIQDIIHPILAVPESMSAADLINKFTKERKSIAWVVDEFGGTAGIVTMEDVLEEIFGEIHDEYDVEEFVEKQLADDEFILSGRLELDYLKEKYELEFPENESETLSGYIINKHESIPKQKETIIIDDYRFDILNVSETRIDTVKLKILR, from the coding sequence ATGACCGAGCTTTATACGATCATATGGATTCTTCTCTCACTCATATTCATCGGCTTTTTTGCAGGGTATGAAATCGCTTTTGTCAGCGCCAATCGATTGAGTATTGAGTTAAAAAAGAAACAAGGAAAACGAAGCGGATTGATATTATCCGATTTTGTTGAAAATCCCGCCAAATTCATCGGTACCTGTCTCATTGGTTTGAACACTGTATTGGTGATCTATGGACTTCTTTTCGATGAATTCCTGAAAAGCATTGCCTGGAACCCGCTCAATGTTCAAAATGAATACCTGAAACTTATCATCGATACCATCATCTCTGCGATTGTTGTATTGATCTTTGGCGAGTTCATCCCCAAAGCTATTTTCAGAGCAAGGAATGATAGCTTATTAAGCTTTTTCGCCCCTCTCGCTAAATTCTTTCACACCATCTTTGAGCCACTGACCAATTTATTCGTTGATCTTTCACAGTGGATCCTGAAATATATTCTGAATGTTCGTGTGAATGATAAAACAGAAGCTTTTACCAAAGTAGATCTGGAACATTTCTTCCAGCAAACCAAAGAGCAGGATGAAGACAATCAGGAACTGAATACTGAATTGTTTGAAAATGCATTGAGTTTACCTACCATTAAGATCAGACAATGTCTGGTTCCCCGTACTGAGATCGAAGGTGTTGATCAACGCATTTCTATTCGTGAATTACAAAATCGTTTTGTTCAATCGAAACTGAGTAAGCTGATCGTGTACGATGAGAACATCGATAATATCTTGGGATACGTACACCAAATCGATCTCTTCAAAAAACCAAACAGCATTCAGGATATCATTCATCCCATACTTGCTGTTCCGGAAAGTATGAGTGCTGCTGATCTCATCAATAAATTCACCAAAGAAAGAAAAAGCATTGCCTGGGTCGTTGATGAATTCGGGGGTACTGCCGGTATTGTTACCATGGAAGATGTGCTGGAAGAGATCTTTGGAGAAATTCACGATGAATACGATGTAGAAGAGTTTGTAGAAAAGCAATTGGCAGATGATGAATTCATTTTAAGTGGACGACTGGAGCTGGATTATCTCAAAGAAAAATATGAACTCGAGTTTCCGGAGAATGAATCAGAGACTTTGAGCGGATATATCATCAACAAACATGAATCCATCCCCAAACAAAAGGAAACCATTATCATCGATGATTATCGATTTGATATCCTGAACGTCAGCGAAACACGCATTGATACGGTTAAGCTGAAAATATTACGTTAA
- a CDS encoding sigma-70 family RNA polymerase sigma factor — protein MRKACTGDAASQAWLYRQYSKAMYNICIRMTGNQNDAEDLLQEAFMIAFKNLKQLKDPVQFGGWLKRIVVNECIRFCKKNVYWSEWDEQWEQTMSNEEPEWWKTVDLNMVHHEIKSLPDGCRQVFNLYVLEDYSHREIATHLGISESTSKSQYHRARQLLKERITKQMQLHG, from the coding sequence GTGAGAAAAGCCTGCACGGGAGATGCAGCATCGCAGGCATGGCTCTATCGCCAGTACAGTAAAGCTATGTACAACATCTGCATTCGCATGACGGGCAATCAGAATGATGCGGAAGATCTCTTGCAGGAAGCATTTATGATCGCATTTAAAAACCTGAAGCAGTTGAAGGACCCTGTTCAATTTGGCGGGTGGTTGAAAAGAATTGTCGTGAATGAATGTATCCGCTTCTGTAAAAAAAATGTGTACTGGTCTGAATGGGATGAACAATGGGAACAGACCATGAGCAACGAAGAACCTGAATGGTGGAAAACAGTTGATCTCAATATGGTGCATCACGAGATCAAAAGTTTACCGGATGGTTGCAGACAGGTTTTCAATTTATATGTGTTGGAGGATTATAGTCACCGAGAGATCGCAACACATTTAGGAATATCAGAATCAACCAGCAAAAGTCAGTACCACAGGGCCAGACAACTATTAAAAGAAAGAATCACCAAACAAATGCAGTTACATGGATGA
- a CDS encoding aldo/keto reductase, with product MEYRRMGRSGLQLSVLSYGSWVTFHKQIDDSIADELMGIAYDNGINFFDNAEAYALGESEKMMGRILKKKNWDRTSYTVSSKAFFGWRGKENKPNQTGLSRKHLMEACHEALQRLQLDYLDLFFCHRPDPNVPIEEVVWTMHNLIQQGKILYWGTSQWSGAEIMEAHRVAQQYGLIGPTVEQPQYNMFERFKMEQDYLPVFQNVGLGTTIWSPLAAGFLTGKYLNGIPEDSRLAIQGFDWLKERWVQEAKIEKVKKLAVLAQEMNVSLAEMAIAWTIKNPNVTTAILGATKKTQLEENLKALQVLPLLTTEVMGKIENILQNKPVMDLA from the coding sequence ATGGAATACAGAAGAATGGGCCGAAGTGGCTTACAGCTAAGTGTACTGAGTTATGGCAGTTGGGTAACGTTTCACAAACAGATCGATGACAGCATTGCTGATGAACTGATGGGTATTGCGTATGATAACGGCATTAATTTTTTTGATAATGCAGAAGCATATGCTTTAGGTGAAAGTGAAAAAATGATGGGAAGGATCCTGAAAAAGAAAAACTGGGACCGTACTTCTTACACCGTTTCCTCGAAAGCATTTTTCGGATGGCGTGGTAAAGAAAACAAACCCAATCAAACAGGCCTCAGCCGTAAACACCTGATGGAAGCCTGTCATGAAGCACTGCAGCGTTTGCAGCTGGATTATCTTGATCTGTTCTTTTGTCATCGCCCCGATCCAAATGTTCCCATTGAGGAAGTGGTATGGACCATGCACAACCTGATTCAGCAAGGAAAGATCTTGTATTGGGGTACCAGCCAGTGGAGTGGCGCTGAGATCATGGAAGCACATCGTGTTGCACAGCAATATGGATTGATCGGTCCAACCGTAGAACAACCTCAATACAATATGTTCGAAAGATTCAAGATGGAGCAGGATTATTTACCTGTTTTCCAGAATGTAGGATTGGGTACTACGATTTGGAGTCCATTAGCAGCCGGTTTTTTAACAGGCAAGTACCTGAATGGTATTCCTGAAGATTCCAGACTGGCCATTCAAGGATTTGATTGGTTAAAAGAGCGTTGGGTACAGGAAGCCAAAATCGAGAAAGTGAAAAAATTAGCGGTATTGGCACAAGAAATGAATGTAAGCCTGGCTGAAATGGCTATCGCCTGGACCATCAAAAATCCAAATGTAACCACTGCCATTTTGGGTGCGACCAAGAAAACACAATTGGAAGAAAACCTGAAAGCGCTGCAAGTATTACCGTTGTTGACAACCGAAGTGATGGGTAAAATTGAAAATATTTTACAGAACAAACCGGTGATGGATCTGGCATAA
- a CDS encoding aldehyde dehydrogenase translates to MSTVSIEHLNAMRTHFASGITRSYAFRKQQLLALKKAIIAHEEEIYSALYADLKKSPEECWVTENGFVLSELDHTISWLSAWMEPEHKSTNLLNLPSKSRVMKEPLGVVLIIGPWNYPFQLLFTPLIGAIAAGNCVVLKPSEFAPATEAVMQKIIEAIFTKEYILYVPGDGATVIPAMMNHFTFDHVFYTGSTAVGKIIYKMAAERLVPVTLELGGKSPCVVTENAHIKVAANRIVVTKFSNAGQMCIAPDYILVHASVKEDLIAAMKKKIVQFFSDQPQNSHEFGKIINEKQFNRLVGYLKEGNIVHGGDHDIQHLFIAPTLMESVSLDSSIMTDEIFGPILPVITYQTEEEALSIIQRNPNPLAFYIFSNQQKEAERWLNQVPSGAACINNASWHATNHHLPFGGRGFSGTGRYHGKYSFDTFSHEKAVLQTPTWFDPSMKYPPFKGKLKLFKKFI, encoded by the coding sequence ATGTCTACTGTATCAATTGAACATCTCAATGCCATGCGAACCCATTTTGCATCAGGCATCACCCGTTCGTATGCTTTTCGGAAACAACAATTATTGGCTTTGAAAAAGGCCATTATTGCGCATGAGGAAGAGATCTATTCAGCGCTGTATGCAGATCTTAAAAAGAGTCCGGAAGAATGCTGGGTCACTGAAAACGGATTTGTATTGAGTGAACTGGATCATACCATCAGCTGGTTAAGTGCCTGGATGGAACCCGAACATAAATCAACCAATCTGCTCAATCTACCCAGCAAGAGCAGAGTAATGAAAGAGCCCTTGGGTGTAGTATTGATCATCGGTCCATGGAATTATCCTTTTCAATTGTTATTCACTCCTTTGATCGGTGCCATTGCTGCGGGAAACTGTGTTGTACTAAAACCCAGTGAGTTTGCCCCTGCTACAGAGGCTGTAATGCAAAAGATCATTGAAGCGATCTTCACCAAAGAATATATACTGTATGTACCGGGAGATGGTGCTACTGTTATTCCGGCCATGATGAATCACTTCACTTTCGATCATGTTTTTTATACGGGAAGTACAGCGGTGGGAAAGATCATTTACAAAATGGCTGCAGAAAGATTGGTACCGGTTACATTAGAGCTGGGCGGGAAAAGTCCATGTGTTGTGACAGAAAACGCCCATATTAAAGTGGCTGCCAATAGAATTGTTGTTACCAAATTCTCAAATGCAGGACAGATGTGTATTGCTCCCGATTATATTTTGGTGCATGCATCTGTAAAAGAGGATCTGATTGCAGCGATGAAAAAGAAGATCGTTCAATTCTTTTCAGATCAACCACAAAACAGTCATGAGTTCGGTAAGATCATCAATGAAAAACAGTTCAACAGATTGGTGGGCTATTTAAAAGAGGGGAATATAGTGCATGGCGGAGATCATGATATCCAACATCTATTCATCGCACCTACATTGATGGAGTCTGTATCCTTAGACAGTTCAATTATGACCGATGAGATCTTTGGTCCGATATTGCCTGTAATCACTTATCAAACAGAGGAAGAAGCATTATCGATCATTCAGAGAAATCCGAATCCGCTTGCTTTTTATATATTCTCCAATCAACAAAAAGAAGCGGAACGATGGCTGAATCAAGTGCCTTCAGGTGCTGCTTGTATCAACAATGCCAGCTGGCATGCGACCAATCATCATTTGCCTTTTGGTGGAAGGGGTTTCAGTGGAACCGGACGTTATCATGGAAAGTACTCATTTGATACGTTCAGTCATGAAAAAGCAGTATTACAAACACCTACTTGGTTTGATCCTTCTATGAAGTATCCGCCGTTTAAGGGTAAGTTGAAATTGTTCAAGAAGTTTATTTAA
- a CDS encoding glutathione peroxidase: MRKLLIGLIVIVVLLILIKKKNMTWRESILKAVYPVIMLPGKLFGGSQKGSLNQAHKTAPMNFYQLTVTLNNGQTISMEQFKGKQLLLVNTASACGYTGQYAELEELYKKYKDQLVIIGFPANDFKQQEQKNDDEIAEFCKVNYGVTFLLAKKSSVVKGAEQNPVFDWLSDAGKNGWNDQQPTWNFCKYLVNKEGILEAFFPQTVSPLDKSVIQLLVK, from the coding sequence ATGCGCAAACTATTGATTGGACTCATTGTTATTGTTGTTCTACTTATTCTCATCAAAAAGAAAAATATGACCTGGAGAGAATCTATTCTGAAAGCCGTGTATCCTGTGATCATGTTACCTGGGAAATTGTTTGGTGGTTCTCAAAAAGGTTCATTGAATCAAGCGCATAAAACAGCACCTATGAATTTTTATCAGCTTACCGTAACGCTCAATAACGGACAAACCATTTCGATGGAACAATTCAAAGGCAAACAATTATTATTGGTGAACACTGCCAGTGCATGTGGTTATACAGGACAATATGCCGAGTTGGAAGAGCTATATAAAAAGTATAAGGATCAATTAGTGATCATTGGTTTTCCTGCCAATGACTTCAAACAGCAAGAACAAAAGAATGATGATGAGATCGCCGAGTTTTGCAAAGTGAATTATGGGGTCACTTTTTTATTAGCGAAGAAAAGTTCTGTTGTCAAAGGGGCAGAACAGAATCCGGTTTTTGATTGGTTGAGTGATGCAGGAAAAAATGGATGGAATGATCAGCAGCCGACCTGGAATTTTTGTAAATACCTCGTGAATAAAGAAGGTATTCTCGAAGCATTTTTCCCACAAACCGTATCGCCGCTCGATAAATCAGTGATCCAACTCCTAGTCAAATAA
- the dusB gene encoding tRNA dihydrouridine synthase DusB, which translates to MVKIDQIELPDFPLLLAPMEDVSDPPFRVVCKENGADLMYTEFISSEGLIRDAIKSRRKLDIFEYERPVGIQIFGGDEESLALAAKIVDVTNPDLLDINFGCPVKKVAGKGAGAGVLKDLDLMVRLTDAVVKATRLPVTVKTRLGWDETSKNIEEVAERLQDVGIKALSIHGRTRAQMYKGEADWTLIGKVKNNPRINIPIFGNGDIDSPQKAVEYKNRYGVDGVMIGRAAIGYPWIFREIKHYIQTGELMAPPSVEERVQVCRQHLRKSIEWKGPIVGINEMRRHYANYLKGLPGIKDYRNRLVTLKTMEEVEAVLDEVAINYKDFVMERQQIELVNYHENCPL; encoded by the coding sequence ATGGTTAAGATTGATCAGATAGAATTACCCGATTTCCCGCTTTTACTCGCGCCGATGGAAGATGTGAGCGATCCGCCATTCCGTGTTGTGTGTAAAGAAAATGGCGCCGATCTCATGTACACCGAATTCATCAGCAGTGAAGGTCTCATCCGTGATGCCATTAAAAGCCGCAGGAAACTGGACATTTTTGAATACGAGCGACCTGTAGGCATCCAAATTTTCGGAGGCGATGAGGAAAGCCTCGCCCTTGCTGCAAAAATTGTCGATGTTACCAACCCCGACCTGCTCGATATCAATTTTGGTTGCCCGGTTAAAAAAGTAGCAGGAAAAGGGGCTGGTGCCGGTGTTTTAAAAGACCTGGATCTGATGGTTCGTCTTACAGATGCGGTTGTTAAAGCCACACGTTTACCGGTTACCGTTAAAACAAGATTGGGTTGGGACGAAACCAGCAAAAACATTGAAGAAGTTGCAGAACGTTTACAGGATGTAGGTATTAAAGCATTGAGTATCCATGGCAGAACCAGGGCTCAGATGTATAAGGGAGAAGCTGACTGGACACTGATCGGTAAAGTGAAAAATAATCCCCGCATCAACATACCCATCTTCGGAAATGGTGATATCGATAGTCCGCAAAAAGCAGTGGAATACAAAAACCGTTATGGGGTAGATGGTGTAATGATCGGTCGCGCAGCAATCGGTTATCCATGGATATTCAGAGAGATCAAGCATTACATTCAAACTGGTGAATTGATGGCACCTCCTTCAGTAGAAGAAAGAGTGCAGGTATGTAGACAACACTTGCGTAAATCCATTGAATGGAAAGGACCCATCGTTGGCATCAATGAAATGCGCAGACACTATGCGAATTATTTGAAAGGTCTTCCGGGTATTAAGGATTATAGAAACAGATTGGTGACACTAAAAACCATGGAAGAAGTAGAAGCAGTGTTAGATGAAGTTGCTATCAACTATAAAGATTTTGTGATGGAGCGTCAGCAAATAGAGCTGGTGAACTATCATGAAAATTGTCCCCTATAA
- a CDS encoding type II CAAX endopeptidase family protein, with protein MNQRQQISYPLQFLMLLGLVGLFMIFGSILIAALGSNLLGVSLFQVPDALNRPQNANISRLLNTLATLIAFLIPAFVFAKVISKQPFSWLGFNKKMNSKQLLIVVLITFAGMILSGSLGMLNQDIPLSEGLLKQAQQLENTYKNAMMNMAHMTNLTDYLFAMLVMALAPAIFEEVLFRGAFQQVFIGWTKHAWAGIIITSILFSAIHFSFFGFLPRIALGLILGLIFFYTNNLWLSILLHFLNNGFVVTQLYILTAQGKSIDKVMDETMPIWWGCIALILLVVLFRLLITESTQFKKSVAVPNEEIIPEI; from the coding sequence ATGAATCAGAGGCAACAGATTAGCTATCCGCTTCAGTTTTTAATGTTATTGGGGCTCGTCGGGCTCTTTATGATCTTTGGTTCAATACTGATAGCAGCATTGGGCTCCAATCTGTTAGGGGTCTCTTTGTTTCAGGTCCCCGATGCCTTGAATCGCCCACAAAACGCAAATATTTCGCGATTATTAAACACGTTGGCTACCCTGATCGCCTTTTTAATACCAGCATTTGTATTTGCCAAAGTCATTTCCAAACAACCTTTTTCATGGTTAGGGTTCAATAAAAAAATGAATAGCAAACAACTGCTTATCGTTGTTCTGATCACATTCGCCGGCATGATCCTGAGTGGTTCATTGGGAATGTTGAACCAGGATATACCTCTTTCAGAAGGATTATTGAAACAGGCACAACAACTTGAGAACACTTATAAAAATGCCATGATGAACATGGCTCATATGACCAACCTGACTGATTACTTATTTGCGATGTTGGTAATGGCACTTGCGCCGGCCATTTTTGAAGAGGTATTATTCAGAGGCGCTTTTCAACAGGTATTTATTGGTTGGACCAAACATGCATGGGCAGGTATTATCATTACAAGTATTCTATTCAGTGCCATTCACTTTTCATTTTTTGGATTTCTTCCAAGAATAGCATTGGGGCTTATACTCGGACTCATCTTTTTTTATACCAATAATCTCTGGTTGAGTATTCTTCTTCACTTTTTGAACAATGGATTTGTAGTAACGCAGCTATATATCTTAACGGCGCAAGGAAAATCGATTGATAAGGTCATGGATGAGACCATGCCCATTTGGTGGGGTTGCATTGCACTCATATTATTGGTTGTTTTATTCCGATTATTGATTACGGAAAGTACTCAGTTCAAAAAATCGGTAGCAGTACCTAACGAAGAAATTATTCCTGAGATATGA
- a CDS encoding DUF2007 domain-containing protein, producing MNQWQKVFSTRVYPEAAIIKGMLEENQIPVQVLNKQDSSYPMFGDIQVFVPGQYVITAQELINQALLN from the coding sequence ATGAATCAGTGGCAAAAAGTATTCTCTACTCGTGTATATCCTGAAGCAGCGATCATCAAAGGGATGCTGGAAGAAAACCAAATACCCGTTCAGGTACTGAACAAACAAGACAGCAGCTACCCTATGTTTGGCGATATTCAAGTATTCGTCCCCGGACAATATGTAATAACCGCACAGGAACTGATTAATCAGGCGTTGTTGAATTAG